The following proteins come from a genomic window of Euwallacea similis isolate ESF13 unplaced genomic scaffold, ESF131.1 scaffold_38, whole genome shotgun sequence:
- the LOC136418854 gene encoding ATP-dependent helicase brm-like, translating to MPPQGRQNPISTGSQQPPPDPQRELPRPPGPSSEKLNALQKTIDTLEEKGMQADQRYSLILALGARTAQVQASAVFTSFQMNQLRNQIMAYM from the exons ATGCCGCCGCAGGGTAGACAG aacCCAATCTCTACTGGATCCCAGCAGCCCCCGCCAGATCCTCAAAGAGAACTACCAAGACCTCCAGGACCGTCGTCTGAGAAGTTAAATGCCTTGCAAAAAACGATTGATACATTGGAGGAAAAG gGTATGCAAGCCGACCAGAGATATTCTCTAATCTTGGCTTTGGGAGCACGCACAGCACAAGTCCAAGCCAGTGCAGTATTTACTTCCTTTCAAATGAATCAGCTTCGTAATCAAATTATGGCCTATATGTAG